The Mycosarcoma maydis chromosome 13, whole genome shotgun sequence region CTCAACCGAAATTAACCGGGGTTACTCAACCGAATGTGAGCAGAGATGAGATAGCCCTCGCCCACTCTGCAAGAGCCTACCACCGAAAGGCACACAAGCCACGTCCCGCACAGAGCGAAGACGGGAAGGAAAGAGGAGATGGATGTCCCGAGTCGCAGGACGAGCAGTTCATAAAGACATAAATATGCTCACTTTGTATGTAGTCTCGAGTCCAGAAAATCCAAGCGATCTTTTCACCATTTTCTTCCCTTCATCAAAACTGCCGAGAAGCCATCACGGGGTTTTTCCCCCTAATTATTCTCAAGTCAAGCTTCTGTGGTTGACCAACTTAACATGAAAGCGTATTTTCCGTTTGCCTCGTCCTGTGCGCCACGGGTTGgcccagtcacgagtcctactctgtgacttggcACGTCCCGTGTTCTGTCAAAGCGCGCTCTAGCGTCGTGGATAACCAGTCACGGGTCGCGCATGcttgcactcacgactcgtgactgaggATTGTCTCGGGATACGGATGCACTTGACTCCAACACTCTGACAAACACCAGCGCCTCCCGTCCAAGTTGGAGCTGCATCTGCCAGCACGAATGCGCAACACAGACGATCACTCACCACTTCTTTGATTTCTGACCGtaccattcacgattgccaaaGTGAAGCATCTGCTTACCTTGCACCCGTCTCTCAGCATCGGTAACCACCTTTTCTCTTTCCAAGCACCAGCACGACAGTCCCATCTTCAAAAAAAGCTTGCGCGTCTTGACCGTCATGCTCTAGCAATCGGACGCGAGGAAGCTCAGCTCTTGACCACTGCTTTCATACACCTAGCGCACTCCCACAACCGTCTTGTTAGACGCAAGTGTGCCGACAAAATGGCTTCAGGCGAAGCGTTGGCCCTTCTCAAGAGTATAGACTCGCCTGTGTCTATGCGTGCAACACCGAGTTCACCTCCGGCTAGACGTGCCGGTCACGTTCGCTCTTCCTCTATTCTcagctccagcagcagtgTCTCGTGAGTTTTCCCTTGCATGGTTCCCACACATGAGCGCTCTAGCTAACCAATCTGTTCCAACTTGGCCGTCCTTCCCGCGGCTCAGTATTCCTTCACGCTCATCTTCCGTCATGATGAGTCCAGCAGCAGTACCAGTGCGCAGATCATCTATCCTACACTccacgagcaagagcagaaTCCAGGACGTCTCTCATCCAAGCTTGCCCCCATCTGCCTCTGATCTCGCAGACAACATTGCATCCTTGACACTTGCCGACGACCTAGAATCAGCTCCGTCAAAGACTCTTGGAGTAACAGGTGTCGGCCTCGAAGCGGTCTCCGACTTGAGCTGTGACGACATGCATGCACGAACGCCGCAACCAAGATCTGGAGCCTTTCCGTCTTTTGTTCTTTCACCCACTGCGCAAAGTCGGCCGGCAACCACAAGCACTGCCCTTTCGTCCGAGCTGAGCTTTGGTCAGACGGATCTCTTTGAAATCGACGAAGAGATCGGTGATGCGCATGATGCCATTCAGATCATTCAAGGTCACATCTTTTCGATCCAAGAACAACGCCATGGTGCCAAGGTCGATCCGGATCTGAAACAAGCAGCTCATGCAGCTACACACGTTCAGTCGGCGCTCGAAAGCTCGCCCTCTGGATCCTCCTTGAGTGGCATCGACATATCCCTCATGCAGCTCGATGAAAAGCTCGAGGCTCTCTCACGCATCATGCAACAGTTAGACGTCcgcatcgccgagctgcgacAAAGCGGCACTGAGGAAAACCAAGGCGAGGCAGCGGATACTTCCATCATCGACAAAGAACTGAGCCTTTGGCAAGCACACGCccgaagaagcagcatcagcagcatcgacagtTTGGGCAGCTTCGATGACCAGGCGCTTCCTGGATTTGCGCCAGCCCTGACGCCACGCGCGTTACGCACAAAACACGACGACCTCTGCTCTGAATGGACGGCGGTGCAAGACGAAGTCGACGCTCTGCGAAAGGAGCTCGCTGATGACAAGTACCTCGACGTTTTCCGATCGATCAGTACCCAAGCGGAAGGCATGATGGACAGCTTGGACAAGGCCGTGCTGTTGTGCAATGCATTCGTCCTCCAGGTGCAGCACGATCATTTGGCTGGAAAGCTTCaccgagcagctgcgatcgaaaacgagctcgaagcagaATACGACATTCAAGCCAAGcatgacgagctcgtctcCCTGTCAAAGACTTTTGACGTGAAAAAGTCGTACTACTTGCCGGCCTGTCAGCAGGTCCTTTTCAGTCTCGACAAAGGATGCAAGGAGCGGCAGACCTCGAATGGTACCATCCTCCGTCGCCTCTCGGACCTACGCTCCCGCTGGCGCAATTTACGCGACGAGTTAACCAAAACTGAAAGAGATCTCAAGCGCATGGAGGCGCTTTTTCGACGCGTGCGCTCTGATAGCAGCGGTTCATCCATCATTAACGACGCAGCAAGTCCGGCAACCTCGGTAGCAAGCCTTCCATCGCTTCCTTCCAAGTTGCGGGCGAGTACGTCGGTGCAATCAGGGCTGGGTAAGGGCACGCCGACTCGTGCTTCGGCACTATCCTATGGCACGCCAccctcgtcatcatcggcatcgtccCGCATTGTGAGTGGGCCCGGCCGTCTaccaagcagctcttcgCTGGGTTCCAACCTCTCCAACACACCGACCACAGTTGAGACTCCACTGCGTTTGAGGCGCATCTCTGCCACTGCAGACTCACTCGGACTGCATGCCAAGCCCGTTtcagcatcgcctcgaGCTGGTCCTGCAGGGCAGCTCGAAGTACCGAGACTAGCGCAGCGCGCCAGTAGCAGACCTCTGAGCTTCTCGGTGTCGCCATTAGCTATAGATAGTCCAATCCGTAACCGGGCCACTTCGATGGCCAATGCAGCTACCGGCGCGGTGGAAAAAGGAATCCTAGGAAGGTCTCCAGGCGCAAGACCGGTGTCCGTCGTTAGCAGCCGCAAAGGCGTGGGCCAAGATGTGCCAGGCACGCCCAGTCGTCCTCCTCCGTCGAGCTTCAAGTCGTCATGGCACGATCTTGAAACTGCTGGTGGCAGTCGAACCGCGGGTACACAGCCTCAGTCGATACCACGCTCCGAGTCGCAGGTCATGTGGCCATCCCACTCACAGTCTTGCGAGCCTGAAACAGACCAGCAAGACTCGATCGAGTATCTCAAGTTTGGACAAGGCTCATCTACGTCCCGCCCGACTTCATCTGCTGGTCAATACTATCGACCACCGTCAGCGCAGGGCAATGTTGGTGATGCGCGTTCCAGGAAGCGAGAGTCAATGATTCCTCGTCTCGCAGTCCGAAGTCCAGATGCAAGCATCCCACTGAGCCGACCGGGATCGGCAATGTCGCaggcatcgtcatcgacgccgatgcGATACACGGGTGCCTCGAGGCTCAGCATGCAAACACCCGAACCAGCCATTGTAGCCAGAGCACAGAGACTCAACATGTATGCGCGTGCACCTTCGACCGGAATGGCAGGTacgccgacgtcgagcaagcgagccagcaAACCACCACCCACGCGACGAAAtgcagcgtcgtcgtcgggCCGTGCGACGCCACTCTCAGCAGCGGCGCTGGCTTCGTTACCAACCGCAGAGCCGAACTCGTCTCTCAAgagatcgagcatctcAAATCTAAGATCGCTCAACAACGGTCGCACAACGCCGACATTTAGCGACCATGGATCTGTGGGAGGCATGTCTACGGGAACCTGGTACGCGCCCGCTCGAGGCGCAAGGGGAGTCTCTGGTGCAGGGTCGAGGATCGGATCAGGATCGGTGGCCGGAAGCAGCTACGGTATGACGGGCGCAATTGAACAGTACCGACCCAATCCGAATGACGCGCTGGATGTCGAGGTGGCTGCCATCTGCAACGGTTTGGGAGTAGCTTTGGAACGTATTGACCCGCCGCTTCCTCGAGGCGTGAGGCTGGAGGAAGGACCAGGCAAGGACAACCGCACGCAGTACGAGATTGGAGGACGAAAGACGATGTGTCgactgctcgagctgcaccGTCCCGCTGGAAGCGCTGGAGCAAGGGCGGGAACCAAGGCGAAGAAAATCTTGGTGCGCGTGGGAGGAGGCTGGCAGGACCTGGAGCAGTGGCTACTGGCGCGGCTCAGCGCAAGCTAGGGGTTGCAACGTGGATGCTCGAAATGCTATGCTCAGTGCCTTGGATTTGATGGAATCTTCGAGACCGGATCACGTGTGCAAGGAATTCGAGCGCTATGAGTGAATATACGCAAGTGCTTTCAAATAATGAATGGTTTGTGACTGCAAATTGTCATACAAATACATGTGGGTCAGAACGCTTCACGTAGGTGGTGGCGCCAAGCTAAGCAGAAACAGATCCAGATGCCGAGCCGAGGACTTGGACGTCTTGTTGATGAATTTTGAGCTGGTCGATTTGGTGTTGAAGCGAGTTGAGGTCGATCTTTCCGAACCTCCTCTGGCGTGGGGTGCCGGCAGGCAGTGGGAAAGTGGTTTCAGGATTGGGAGAGACCGCAATGTATCTGCGACGCTGCTTTTTGGAGGCTGGGTGAGGAGTAGCCGTGAGTTCCTTGGAATGGAAATGAGAAGCAACAATCGGCTTGATGGGAAGCTTGACGCCAGAAGACAAAgtagctgctgcttggacGGGGGATGCCGTTGTCGAGGGTGCATCGACGTAGAAGAAATGAACGTAGCCTGGAGCTGTGGCAAAGATCGTGTGATCCTTGCCGATTGCAGCGTTCGGGCCTGGATGCCACGAAGTGCCACGCTGCCTGAAGATGATCTGACCGGGATAGACGTATTGGCCGGTCTGCTTCTTATAACCGAGGCGTTTACCGGGAGAATTGCGGTTGTTTTTGGTGGAGCCACCACCGCGCTTGGTCGAGTTACGTGTCTGGATCGATCCTCCAAAAGCAAAGGCGGGAATGATGCCGGTCATTGGGGCAATGCTGGCAGaagcgatggcgagcgaaGCAGGTGCATGCGATGTGggagctcgagctgctgctgcgatggCTGTGCGCCTAAGCAATGACGTAACGCCGGTGAGCATCGTGAGAAAAGGTGAGACGTCCTGAGAGCAACTTGTGATTCCGAATATAGAGCAGTTGAGATGATCGATCTAGTAGAGTGCAAGGTGCAGATGCTGCGACATAGTGGTGAAGCAGGAGGATCACGCCAGAAGTGAaaccaagtcgtgagtgagcTTTGCTGAGTCACGTGCAAAGCGGTCAAGATCACAGGATGCTGACTAAGAACCCTCCGTTCAGGCTCGcgaagaaaaaaaaaatgTAATCCCAACTTAGAAGAAACCAGGCTCAAATTGCGTCTCATTTCCAAatttcttcttcttgtgaatcacgaatcacgaatcacgattgtgagTGTTacccactcacgactcggaaCGCGGCGGAAGGGAGCGAAAAACCAAATTCGAGGTTTAGGTAGAGAGGTTCAAATTTCTGGACAATCAGAATTTGGCGacattctgtgattcacgattcacgattcaacgattcgtgattcgtgattcggtTGACAAGAGAGCGGCGAGAGATTTGAGTGTGTGCTGAGCAAAACGGTGCAAACTTGAGAGAACTTGGCGGCTCGTTTCTTCttcacactcacgactcgactTTTGTCCAACTCTCTTCTCTctgtcatcatcatcatcaccacgCCAAAGCTGTTCTCCTCGCTCACGTTTGACATCACACGGTCCGGCCTGATTCGCATCACCTTCTGACACGGTTCTGTTTCGCCTTTAAAACCCACTAGCACGCCATCATGGTCTGGCCTTTCTCTGCCAGCAAATCCGCAGATGCgtcctcctcatcatcgtcagcgCAGCCCGCCTTTGAGGCCGTTGCGCCTGCACCAGTCGACTCCACGCGCAACTCGAATTCTACGCCGGAAAGCCCCACCGACTATCTTCGCAGCCATGCTTTCCAGCAACCTTCTTCggcatcaccatccacaTCCGCCTCTGGCGCTGATTACGTTCCTAATGCAGCttcgctgctcggcgatACGTCACTCGACCTTGGCTCGCTTTCGCCGCTCGCCGGTTTGGGTAAAGATGACCTCGAATACCTCGACCTGACCGATGGTGCGCCGTCGAGCATGGAAGGAGCACGAACCGCGGTCCCCTCGCGAGGCTGGTCAGATGACCTCTGCTACGGCACTGGCACTACTTATCTCTCTGGTCTGGCCATCGGCGGTCTTTTGGGAGCTCGCGAGGGCCTGTTTCGTCCTCTTGGCATTGACAATCCCACTTTCCGTCTGCGACTCAACGCGGTCCTCAACCAGGTCACCCGACGAGGCTCGTTCTTTGGCAACTCGGCTGGTGTTATCGCTCTCATCTACAACCTCGTGGATGCGTCCATCGACGGCGTCCGTGGCAAGCACGACATCTACGgtgctgtggctgctggtggtgtCTCTGGCGCTCTTTTCAAATGCACTGCCGGTGTGCGCCTCATGGCTGTGGCAAGCACCATCATGATGGGTGCTGCCGCCACCTGGACCTTGGCCAAGCAATCTCTTCTCTAAGCTCGGCCTGCAGGGTATGCAGATGCACCGCCTACCTTTTAATCCAATCGATGCGCTTGGATACCCTCGATGCCGAATGGATCTTGCAATGTGCAAATCCACGTCGACGCTCTGTCCTTCCCGCGCACACACACCCACACACCGCTCTAGCCAATAGACCCTCGATCCcccgccaaagccaaatCTCTTTGAGCCCCCACGCAGATCCGCAATGTACACTATCTCGAGCCATGCTCTCGTCTCAAAAACCATTGGCTTCGAAAATAT contains the following coding sequences:
- a CDS encoding mitochondrial 54S ribosomal protein bL27m (related to MRP7 - mitochondrial ribosomal protein, large subunit), with product MLTGVTSLLRRTAIAAAARAPTSHAPASLAIASASIAPMTGIIPAFAFGGSIQTRNSTKRGGGSTKNNRNSPGKRLGYKKQTGQYVYPGQIIFRQRGTSWHPGPNAAIGKDHTIFATAPGYVHFFYVDAPSTTASPVQAAATLSSGVKLPIKPIVASHFHSKELTATPHPASKKQRRRYIAVSPNPETTFPLPAGTPRQRRFGKIDLNSLQHQIDQLKIHQQDVQVLGSASGSVSA
- a CDS encoding putative TIM23 complex essential channel-forming subunit, with protein sequence MVWPFSASKSADASSSSSSAQPAFEAVAPAPVDSTRNSNSTPESPTDYLRSHAFQQPSSASPSTSASGADYVPNAASLLGDTSLDLGSLSPLAGLGKDDLEYLDLTDGAPSSMEGARTAVPSRGWSDDLCYGTGTTYLSGLAIGGLLGAREGLFRPLGIDNPTFRLRLNAVLNQVTRRGSFFGNSAGVIALIYNLVDASIDGVRGKHDIYGAVAAGGVSGALFKCTAGVRLMAVASTIMMGAAATWTLAKQSLL